A genome region from Paradevosia shaoguanensis includes the following:
- a CDS encoding YcbK family protein, translating to MRAILLALVCAISLSGCLPMAIFASSSDPAYRGKSNSWGTVTASSEVNAFCISPKLRLIIWDFEGRFGRKVIMQSGYRDNYHNGQAGGADGSYHMKCMAADFYIPGVPKGELIAFAMNNDGVGGLGCYPGRSFIHVDVRDRPRGYNRPVTFSGC from the coding sequence ATGCGTGCTATCCTTCTCGCGCTGGTATGCGCGATTTCCCTGAGTGGCTGCCTGCCGATGGCGATCTTCGCCAGCAGCAGCGATCCGGCCTATCGCGGCAAATCCAATAGCTGGGGCACCGTCACGGCCAGTTCCGAGGTCAATGCCTTCTGCATTTCGCCCAAGCTGCGCCTCATCATCTGGGATTTCGAGGGGCGGTTCGGGCGGAAGGTCATCATGCAGTCCGGCTATCGCGACAACTACCACAATGGGCAGGCCGGCGGCGCTGACGGCTCCTATCACATGAAGTGCATGGCCGCCGACTTCTACATTCCCGGCGTTCCCAAGGGCGAACTCATCGCCTTTGCGATGAACAATGACGGCGTGGGCGGCCTCGGCTGCTATCCCGGCCGCAGCTTCATCCATGTGGATGTCCGCGACCGGCCGCGTGGCTACAACCGCCCTGTGACGTTCAGCGGCTGCTGA
- a CDS encoding VOC family protein — protein sequence MQYLHTMVRVTDIDASLKFYCEGLGLEEVRRSENERGRYTLVFLRAPGDQGGEVELTYNWDPEVYTGGRNFGHLAYRVKDIYALCQHLMDMGVTINRPPRDGHMAFVRSPDGISVELIQDGTLPQQEPWASMPNTGSW from the coding sequence ATGCAGTACCTGCACACCATGGTCCGTGTGACCGATATCGACGCAAGCCTCAAGTTCTACTGCGAAGGGCTGGGCCTGGAGGAAGTGCGGCGCTCCGAGAACGAGCGCGGCCGCTACACCCTCGTTTTCCTGCGCGCGCCCGGCGACCAGGGCGGCGAGGTGGAACTTACCTATAACTGGGATCCTGAGGTCTATACTGGCGGGCGCAATTTCGGCCATCTGGCCTATCGCGTGAAGGACATCTACGCCCTTTGCCAGCACCTGATGGATATGGGCGTCACCATCAACCGCCCGCCACGCGATGGCCACATGGCCTTCGTACGGTCTCCTGACGGCATCTCGGTCGAACTCATCCAGGACGGCACCCTGCCCCAGCAGGAACCCTGGGCTTCGATGCCCAATACCGGCAGCTGGTAA
- a CDS encoding cold-shock protein, giving the protein MGGKFSPDRGETGIPKGEEGKQPQPQASGASPAHDLDVIEIAGTIKWFDVAKGFGFIVPDNGMADVLLHVTCLRRDGYQTAYEGARIIVEALSRPGGLQAFRILSMDDSTALHPAQLPAARTHVTVEPTSKLERLEVKWFNRIRGFGFLSAGEGAPDIFVHMETLRRFGITELRPGQFVLVRYGHGPKGLMVAEIRPDGWGDAPSSH; this is encoded by the coding sequence ATGGGGGGTAAGTTTTCACCCGATCGTGGCGAGACCGGAATCCCGAAAGGGGAGGAAGGCAAGCAACCGCAGCCTCAGGCCAGCGGCGCCAGCCCGGCTCACGATCTCGACGTGATCGAGATCGCGGGGACCATCAAGTGGTTCGACGTGGCCAAGGGGTTCGGCTTCATCGTGCCCGACAACGGCATGGCCGATGTTCTCCTGCATGTGACGTGCCTGAGGCGCGACGGCTACCAGACCGCCTATGAGGGCGCGCGCATCATCGTTGAAGCGCTCAGCCGCCCTGGCGGCCTCCAGGCGTTCCGCATTCTGTCCATGGATGACTCGACGGCGCTGCATCCGGCGCAGTTGCCGGCAGCCCGTACGCATGTGACGGTCGAGCCGACTTCCAAGCTCGAGCGGCTGGAAGTGAAGTGGTTCAACCGCATCCGCGGCTTCGGCTTCCTTTCGGCAGGTGAGGGCGCGCCGGACATCTTCGTCCACATGGAAACGCTGCGCCGCTTCGGCATCACCGAGCTTCGTCCGGGACAATTCGTGCTGGTGCGGTACGGCCATGGCCCGAAAGGCCTTATGGTCGCCGAAATCCGCCCGGATGGTTGGGGCGACGCTCCATCCTCGCACTGA
- a CDS encoding DUF192 domain-containing protein gives MTATSSASFRPALAAAKFGGLALAATIAFLPLAACSDENKAVLHTSTGDYTFNVEVVDTNETRAKGLMFRQELAKDAGMLFDFLSERNTSFWMQNTFIPLDMVFIAADGTVKTIHVNARPLDTTPISSEVPVQFVLEIPGGRSQEIGLKVGDKFEHDRVKK, from the coding sequence ATGACCGCCACGAGTTCCGCTTCCTTCCGCCCTGCACTTGCAGCCGCGAAATTCGGTGGGCTCGCGCTCGCCGCCACCATCGCCTTCCTCCCGCTTGCTGCCTGCAGCGACGAGAACAAGGCGGTGCTGCACACATCAACGGGCGACTATACGTTCAACGTCGAGGTGGTCGACACCAATGAAACCCGCGCCAAGGGCCTGATGTTCCGGCAGGAACTGGCCAAGGACGCGGGCATGCTGTTCGATTTCCTGAGCGAGCGAAACACCTCGTTCTGGATGCAGAACACGTTCATTCCGCTCGACATGGTGTTCATCGCGGCGGACGGGACGGTCAAGACCATCCACGTCAACGCCCGCCCGCTCGACACGACGCCGATCTCGTCGGAAGTACCCGTGCAGTTCGTACTCGAAATCCCCGGAGGCCGCTCGCAGGAGATCGGGCTCAAGGTGGGAGACAAGTTCGAGCATGATCGCGTGAAGAAGTAG
- the trhA gene encoding PAQR family membrane homeostasis protein TrhA, with the protein MTKEQLARRIWGSPTRPFTLAEVVADGIVHVVGLIAAIALGSIILAFAISETAPREAPALAIHIASLLAVLSVSLAYNLSPISSLKGWLARFDQAAIFLFIAGTYTPFLAILGGSPTTIALGAFVWGASIVGIALKLIVPERFGRLAITLYLAIGWSGVAVFQSLANTLPPATFWLLLAGGVVYSAGIVFHLWEKLKFQNVLWHVFVVVGAVLHLVAILDCMVISRL; encoded by the coding sequence ATGACGAAAGAGCAACTGGCCCGCCGCATCTGGGGAAGCCCCACAAGACCCTTCACGCTCGCTGAAGTGGTTGCCGACGGCATAGTGCACGTCGTGGGCCTCATCGCGGCCATCGCGCTCGGTTCGATCATCCTTGCTTTCGCGATCTCTGAAACCGCGCCGCGCGAAGCTCCGGCCCTCGCCATCCACATCGCTTCGCTGCTGGCGGTGCTCTCGGTTTCCCTGGCCTACAATCTGTCGCCCATTTCCTCCCTCAAGGGTTGGCTTGCGCGCTTCGACCAGGCCGCGATTTTCCTCTTCATCGCAGGCACTTACACGCCATTCCTCGCCATACTTGGCGGCTCGCCCACGACAATCGCGCTCGGCGCCTTCGTATGGGGTGCCTCGATCGTCGGCATTGCGCTCAAACTCATCGTTCCCGAGCGCTTCGGGCGCCTGGCCATCACGCTCTATCTCGCCATCGGCTGGAGCGGGGTTGCCGTCTTCCAGTCCCTCGCCAACACATTGCCTCCAGCCACCTTCTGGCTGCTGCTGGCCGGCGGAGTGGTCTATTCCGCGGGCATCGTCTTCCACCTGTGGGAGAAGCTCAAATTCCAGAACGTTCTCTGGCACGTGTTCGTGGTGGTCGGCGCCGTACTGCACCTCGTCGCGATACTCGATTGCATGGTGATCAGCCGGCTCTAA
- a CDS encoding MmcQ/YjbR family DNA-binding protein, protein MSPDEIVALILRLPSTEQSSHFGNADFRVGGKIFASHPKPGQFNLNITPEQQAMLTEAEPRAFAALPNKWGEKGWTSAWAEHLDETTALSAFRMAWANVAPRALVNAELSPQAGATTTPSNGRGQPRQPGR, encoded by the coding sequence ATGTCGCCGGACGAAATCGTCGCGCTCATCCTGAGGTTGCCCTCGACCGAGCAATCCTCGCATTTCGGCAATGCCGACTTTCGCGTCGGCGGAAAGATCTTCGCCAGCCATCCCAAGCCCGGCCAGTTCAATCTCAATATTACGCCAGAGCAGCAGGCTATGCTGACCGAAGCCGAGCCACGGGCCTTTGCGGCGCTTCCCAACAAATGGGGTGAGAAAGGTTGGACCAGCGCGTGGGCCGAGCATCTCGACGAAACCACGGCGCTTTCGGCCTTCCGCATGGCCTGGGCCAACGTTGCGCCGAGGGCGCTCGTGAATGCCGAGCTTTCGCCACAAGCGGGCGCGACAACTACCCCTTCAAACGGTCGGGGACAGCCCCGACAACCTGGGAGATAA
- a CDS encoding MotA/TolQ/ExbB proton channel family protein — protein MADVKGAVLAPAAEARDFAPVLRWILLNAMVAIALLALWHFGLVQAMFATDHTRISLIILAIFAFTALACLYQTVVTSQELVAARKAREIIAKARMPGFRVTSEGVTTADGQLLPPGTLTTHIGNLVIKAEKQNGGHIDQTLLLRALADRLRSREKLGWFISEALLRLALLGTAIGFILMLLPIAQITSFDAETLRPALTGMTGGMAIALNVTVTGIATALVLKLEYYFLNKAIAELFDLVTEITEIYVIPTLEQGSNGER, from the coding sequence ATGGCAGACGTTAAAGGCGCAGTATTGGCGCCAGCGGCGGAGGCGCGCGATTTCGCGCCGGTGCTGCGTTGGATACTGCTCAATGCCATGGTAGCGATCGCGCTGCTTGCGCTGTGGCACTTTGGGCTCGTGCAGGCGATGTTCGCCACCGATCACACCAGGATTTCCCTGATCATCCTGGCGATATTCGCCTTTACGGCCCTCGCCTGCCTCTATCAGACGGTCGTGACCTCGCAGGAACTGGTAGCCGCCCGCAAGGCGCGCGAAATTATCGCCAAGGCCCGCATGCCGGGCTTCCGCGTGACCTCGGAAGGCGTCACCACGGCTGACGGCCAATTGCTGCCGCCCGGAACGCTCACCACCCATATCGGCAATCTCGTCATCAAGGCCGAAAAGCAGAATGGCGGTCACATCGACCAGACGCTGCTGCTGCGCGCCTTGGCCGACCGGCTGCGCTCGCGCGAAAAGCTGGGCTGGTTCATTTCCGAAGCCCTTCTGCGCCTGGCGCTTCTCGGCACGGCAATCGGTTTCATCCTGATGCTGCTGCCGATCGCGCAGATCACCTCGTTCGATGCAGAGACCCTCCGCCCTGCCCTCACCGGCATGACTGGCGGCATGGCCATCGCGCTCAACGTCACGGTGACCGGCATCGCCACGGCGCTTGTGCTCAAGCTCGAATATTACTTCCTCAACAAGGCTATCGCTGAACTCTTCGATCTCGTCACCGAAATCACGGAAATCTATGTGATCCCGACCCTGGAGCAGGGTTCGAATGGAGAACGATAG
- the rpsB gene encoding 30S ribosomal protein S2, with translation MALPDFSMRQLLEAGVHFGHQKHRWNPKMERYIFGVRNDIHILDLSQAVPQLSRALQLISDTVADGGRVLFVGTKRQAAPLVAEAARQSAQYFVNSRWLGGTLTNWQTISHSIARLRELESQEAEGMDGRNKKERLMLSREKERLERDLGGIKDMGNLPNLLFVIDTNKEANAIKEARRLGIPVVAIVDTNSDPDLVDYPIPGNDDASRALELYCSLVSRAAIDGISRSSAAAGADLGASAEAPIEPALTEVQESDTNA, from the coding sequence ATGGCACTGCCTGATTTTTCTATGCGCCAACTCCTGGAAGCCGGCGTCCACTTCGGCCACCAGAAGCACCGCTGGAACCCGAAGATGGAACGCTACATCTTCGGCGTGCGCAATGACATCCATATTCTCGACCTGAGCCAGGCCGTCCCGCAGCTGAGCCGTGCGCTCCAGCTGATCTCGGACACCGTTGCCGATGGCGGCCGCGTGCTGTTCGTGGGCACCAAGCGCCAGGCTGCTCCCCTCGTTGCCGAAGCTGCCCGCCAGTCGGCCCAGTACTTCGTCAACTCGCGCTGGCTCGGCGGCACGCTGACCAACTGGCAGACGATCTCGCACTCGATCGCCCGCCTGCGCGAGCTCGAGTCCCAGGAAGCCGAGGGCATGGACGGCCGCAACAAGAAGGAGCGCCTGATGCTCTCCCGCGAGAAGGAGCGTCTTGAGCGCGACCTCGGCGGTATCAAGGACATGGGCAACCTTCCGAACCTCCTGTTCGTGATCGACACGAACAAGGAAGCCAACGCGATCAAGGAAGCCCGCCGCCTGGGCATTCCGGTGGTGGCCATCGTCGACACCAACAGCGACCCTGACCTCGTCGACTACCCGATCCCGGGCAACGACGACGCCAGCCGCGCTCTCGAGCTCTATTGCTCGCTCGTGTCGCGCGCTGCCATCGACGGCATCTCGCGCTCGTCGGCCGCTGCCGGCGCCGACCTGGGTGCTTCGGCCGAGGCTCCGATCGAGCCCGCCCTGACCGAAGTCCAGGAAAGCGACACCAACGCGTAA
- the tsf gene encoding translation elongation factor Ts: MEITAAKVKELRDLTGVGMMDCKKALQETNGDMEAAVDWLRTRGLAKAAKKAGRVAAEGLVGVAIDGTRGAIVEVNSETDFVARNEQFQTIVGNIAKLALEADGDVARLSEMPYPGSGRSVSGELTDAIATIGENMNLRRTASISVSDGVIGNYVHNTVKPGLGKLGIIVGLESTGNKDALAALGKQIAMHIANTNPLSVSPEDLDPTVVARERAVFTEQAKESGKPAEIIEKMVEGRVRKFYEEVTLLAQTFVIDGETKISDVLKNAEKEVGASIKLTAFVRYALGEGIEKEETDFAAEVAAAAGA, encoded by the coding sequence ATGGAAATCACTGCTGCCAAGGTTAAAGAACTGCGCGATCTGACCGGCGTGGGCATGATGGACTGCAAGAAGGCCTTGCAGGAGACCAATGGCGACATGGAAGCTGCGGTCGATTGGCTGCGTACCCGTGGTCTCGCCAAGGCTGCCAAGAAGGCTGGCCGCGTTGCTGCTGAAGGCCTGGTCGGCGTTGCCATCGACGGCACCCGCGGCGCCATCGTCGAAGTGAACTCGGAAACCGACTTCGTTGCCCGCAACGAGCAGTTCCAGACGATCGTCGGCAACATTGCCAAGCTCGCTCTGGAAGCCGACGGCGACGTCGCGCGCCTGAGCGAAATGCCGTATCCCGGTTCGGGCCGCTCGGTTTCGGGCGAACTGACCGATGCGATCGCCACGATCGGCGAGAACATGAACCTGCGCCGTACCGCCTCGATCTCCGTCTCGGACGGCGTGATCGGCAACTACGTGCACAACACGGTCAAGCCGGGTCTCGGCAAGCTCGGCATCATCGTCGGCCTTGAATCGACCGGCAACAAGGACGCTCTGGCTGCCTTGGGCAAGCAGATCGCCATGCACATCGCCAACACCAATCCGTTGTCGGTGTCCCCCGAAGATCTCGATCCGACCGTCGTCGCTCGTGAGCGCGCCGTGTTCACGGAGCAGGCCAAGGAATCCGGCAAGCCGGCCGAGATCATCGAGAAGATGGTCGAAGGCCGCGTGCGCAAGTTCTACGAAGAAGTCACGCTCTTGGCGCAGACCTTCGTGATCGACGGCGAGACCAAGATTTCGGACGTTCTCAAGAACGCCGAGAAGGAAGTCGGCGCTTCGATCAAGCTGACCGCTTTCGTGCGCTACGCCCTGGGCGAAGGCATCGAAAAGGAAGAGACCGACTTCGCCGCCGAGGTTGCCGCCGCTGCCGGCGCCTGA
- the pyrH gene encoding UMP kinase gives MTKSAYKRILLKVSGEVLAGDQSFGIEPEFLKAMAQQIADVAKKGVQIGVVIGAGNIFRGMAVAANGTDRVTADLMGMLGTVINSLALSNAITRAGVKSKVFSAVSMPSVADTFTARAAKAALEEGYVVVLAGGTGNPFFTTDTAAALKAIELDCDVLLKGTKVDGVYSEDPFKNPDAKRFDTISHEEVIARNLRVMDTAAFALARDNGLPILVYALDDKEGLAGVLEGRTRSTRVG, from the coding sequence GTGACAAAATCCGCATATAAACGCATCCTGCTCAAAGTGTCCGGCGAGGTGCTGGCGGGCGACCAATCCTTCGGCATAGAACCTGAATTTCTCAAGGCGATGGCGCAGCAGATTGCCGACGTCGCCAAGAAGGGCGTCCAGATCGGCGTAGTGATCGGCGCGGGCAACATCTTCCGCGGCATGGCCGTGGCCGCCAACGGCACCGACCGCGTGACCGCCGACCTCATGGGTATGCTGGGCACTGTCATCAACTCGCTGGCGCTGTCCAACGCGATCACCAGGGCAGGGGTCAAGTCCAAGGTTTTCAGCGCCGTGAGCATGCCCTCCGTCGCCGACACTTTCACCGCCCGCGCAGCCAAGGCTGCCCTCGAAGAGGGCTACGTGGTCGTGCTTGCCGGCGGTACCGGCAACCCGTTCTTCACCACCGATACCGCGGCGGCACTCAAGGCGATCGAGCTCGATTGCGACGTGCTGCTCAAGGGCACGAAGGTTGACGGCGTCTATTCGGAAGATCCGTTCAAGAACCCCGACGCCAAGCGCTTCGACACGATCAGCCATGAAGAGGTGATCGCCCGGAACCTGCGCGTCATGGATACGGCGGCCTTCGCGCTTGCCCGCGATAACGGCTTGCCGATATTAGTTTATGCGCTTGACGACAAGGAAGGCCTGGCAGGCGTCCTTGAAGGCCGTACGCGCTCTACGCGCGTCGGCTGA
- the frr gene encoding ribosome recycling factor, with the protein MAETFSLEALKTRMQKSIASLKEELAGLRTGRASASLLEPITVEAYGARMPLTQLATVTVPEPRMLSVQVWDRSMASAVERAIRDSGLGLNPASEGTVIRVPLPELNQERRKELTKVAHNYAEQARVAVRHIRRDGMDLLKKLEKDGDMSQDDSRGKSDLVQKATDSAVAEIDQIVATKEQEIMQV; encoded by the coding sequence ATGGCAGAAACCTTTTCGCTCGAGGCTCTCAAGACGCGCATGCAGAAGTCGATCGCCTCGCTCAAGGAAGAGCTTGCGGGCCTTCGTACCGGCCGCGCCAGCGCCAGCCTCCTCGAGCCGATCACGGTTGAAGCCTATGGCGCGCGCATGCCGCTTACCCAGCTCGCCACGGTCACCGTGCCTGAGCCGCGCATGCTCAGTGTCCAGGTCTGGGATCGCTCGATGGCCAGTGCCGTCGAACGCGCCATCCGCGACAGCGGTCTTGGCCTCAACCCTGCTAGCGAAGGCACGGTCATCCGTGTGCCGCTTCCGGAATTGAACCAGGAACGCCGCAAGGAACTCACAAAGGTCGCCCACAATTATGCCGAGCAGGCGCGCGTTGCCGTTCGCCATATCCGTCGCGACGGCATGGACCTGCTCAAGAAGCTGGAAAAAGATGGCGACATGAGCCAGGACGACAGCCGCGGTAAGTCCGATCTGGTGCAGAAGGCCACTGACTCCGCCGTGGCCGAGATCGACCAGATCGTTGCGACTAAAGAACAGGAAATCATGCAGGTTTAG
- a CDS encoding isoprenyl transferase, which produces MSTDPAIDSELRQRPGLRIPRHLGVIMDGNGRWARARGKPRTEGHIAGVKALRRLVELCMRYGVDHLTVFSFSSENWTRPRDEVNFIFGLLRRFVASDLEKLMRNNVQVRIIGSRQGLDESLQRLIAEVEAKTAANTGLQLVVAFNYGGKAEITEAMRSIARDVAAGRIAPDAITEATVEQALYTSGIPDPDIIIRTSGERRFSNFLLWQSAYSELIFVEENWPDFDESTFVRVLEEYASRERRFGGIEAVT; this is translated from the coding sequence ATGTCCACCGACCCCGCCATCGACAGCGAGTTGCGCCAGAGGCCCGGGCTTCGGATTCCGCGGCATCTCGGCGTGATCATGGACGGCAATGGCCGCTGGGCTCGCGCCCGCGGCAAGCCGCGCACCGAAGGCCATATCGCCGGCGTCAAGGCGCTTCGACGGCTGGTCGAATTGTGCATGCGCTACGGGGTCGATCACCTCACGGTCTTCAGTTTCTCCTCCGAGAACTGGACGCGTCCGCGCGATGAAGTGAACTTCATCTTCGGGCTGCTCCGTCGTTTCGTCGCCTCCGACCTCGAAAAGCTGATGCGGAACAACGTCCAGGTGCGGATCATCGGTTCGCGCCAGGGCCTGGATGAATCCCTGCAGCGGCTTATCGCCGAGGTCGAGGCAAAGACGGCCGCCAATACCGGCCTGCAGCTCGTCGTGGCCTTCAACTACGGCGGCAAGGCCGAGATTACTGAAGCCATGCGCTCGATCGCGCGCGATGTCGCGGCGGGCCGGATCGCGCCCGACGCGATTACCGAGGCGACGGTGGAGCAGGCGCTCTATACCTCCGGGATCCCGGATCCTGACATCATCATCCGCACCAGCGGCGAGCGGCGGTTTTCGAACTTCCTGCTCTGGCAGAGCGCTTATTCCGAACTCATCTTCGTGGAAGAGAACTGGCCGGATTTCGACGAAAGCACGTTCGTGCGCGTCCTCGAAGAATATGCGAGCCGTGAGCGGCGGTTTGGCGGGATAGAGGCAGTCACTTGA
- a CDS encoding phosphatidate cytidylyltransferase, whose product MSSKGDPGAESSTSRRSWSDLGPRLGSAFVLLPLTALSLYLGGYIFALTVGIVFAGAYREWEQMVARAPISIPGAITVGLVALSGVIYPVWGLAGSAGVIALAIVIAVLFGGEGRLWRAAGLAFFGLVIFAVIAMRGTGWEGVQAGVFLAVTVWMTDSAAFFTGRQIGGEKLAPVISPSKTWSGALGGLALGSTAGFLVWLVVTDSPWWIGAILAVTISLLGQIGDLTESAIKRNFRIKDSGDIIPGHGGLMDRLDSLTFGVIFVLIVGFLHAGLDDVAVGLLHW is encoded by the coding sequence TTGAGTTCAAAGGGCGATCCCGGGGCCGAATCTTCGACTTCTCGCCGGTCCTGGTCCGACCTCGGACCGCGTTTAGGCTCCGCTTTCGTACTGCTTCCGCTGACGGCGCTAAGTCTTTATCTCGGTGGCTATATCTTTGCCCTGACCGTAGGCATCGTCTTTGCTGGCGCCTATCGCGAATGGGAGCAGATGGTGGCGCGTGCCCCCATTTCGATCCCCGGAGCGATCACGGTCGGGCTCGTTGCGCTTTCGGGCGTGATCTACCCCGTCTGGGGCCTCGCCGGTTCGGCTGGCGTTATCGCCCTCGCTATCGTCATAGCGGTTCTGTTCGGTGGGGAAGGGCGTCTGTGGCGTGCTGCAGGCCTTGCCTTCTTCGGTCTCGTGATCTTCGCCGTGATCGCCATGCGCGGCACGGGCTGGGAAGGCGTGCAGGCGGGTGTGTTCCTCGCCGTTACCGTCTGGATGACCGATTCCGCTGCCTTCTTTACGGGCCGCCAGATCGGTGGCGAAAAGCTGGCGCCGGTGATTTCTCCCTCCAAGACCTGGTCGGGCGCCCTTGGCGGCCTGGCGCTTGGCTCTACGGCCGGATTCCTCGTCTGGCTGGTAGTGACGGATTCTCCCTGGTGGATCGGCGCGATCCTGGCGGTAACGATCAGCCTGCTGGGTCAGATCGGCGACCTCACGGAAAGCGCCATCAAGCGCAATTTCCGTATCAAGGATAGCGGCGACATTATTCCCGGCCATGGGGGCTTGATGGACCGGCTCGACAGCCTCACATTCGGCGTGATCTTCGTGTTGATCGTCGGGTTCCTGCATGCAGGGCTCGACGACGTCGCCGTCGGCCTGCTGCATTGGTAG
- the rseP gene encoding RIP metalloprotease RseP, whose translation MLPSFFTTLLSFLVVLTVIVFVHEMGHYLVARWNKIAIQTFSIGFGPELFGWNDKHGTRWRISAIPLGGYVRFVGDMNATSALPDDDVIANASPELRERLFVNKNVWQRIAVVIAGPLANVILTFLILYALLLGYGRYTIPPVIGNVMAGSVAAEVGLEPGDKILSVDGFAVRGFEDFQRLVATAPQRPVTIVLDRTGVEKTIVAVPEAAETTDRFGKTHRIGRLGVSRDVENADVTLYRPGPVEAVGMTFEEIRFIVDRTVAFIGDFFVGRGDREQLGGPVKVAQVSGEVATLGFAAFVNLIAMISLNIGVFNLLPVPMLDGGHLVYYLIEAVRGRPLSQRVQEVGFRIGLALVFTLTIFTLVNDLL comes from the coding sequence ATGCTGCCGTCGTTCTTCACCACCCTCCTGTCCTTCCTGGTCGTGCTGACCGTCATCGTCTTCGTGCACGAGATGGGGCACTACCTGGTGGCGCGGTGGAACAAGATCGCCATCCAGACCTTCTCGATCGGCTTCGGTCCCGAGCTCTTCGGCTGGAACGACAAGCACGGAACGCGCTGGCGTATCTCGGCAATTCCACTTGGCGGCTATGTCCGCTTCGTTGGCGACATGAACGCGACGAGCGCCTTGCCCGATGACGACGTCATCGCCAATGCCAGCCCGGAGCTGCGCGAAAGGCTCTTCGTCAACAAGAATGTCTGGCAACGCATCGCGGTGGTGATCGCAGGGCCGCTGGCCAACGTCATCCTCACCTTCCTTATTCTCTATGCACTGCTGCTCGGCTATGGCCGCTACACTATCCCGCCAGTGATCGGCAATGTGATGGCAGGCTCGGTTGCTGCCGAAGTAGGCCTCGAGCCGGGTGACAAGATTCTCTCCGTCGATGGCTTCGCGGTTCGCGGCTTCGAGGACTTCCAGCGCCTGGTCGCAACGGCGCCGCAGCGCCCCGTGACGATCGTGCTCGATCGCACGGGTGTGGAAAAAACTATCGTTGCCGTGCCCGAGGCCGCCGAAACCACCGACCGGTTCGGCAAGACCCATCGCATCGGCCGGCTCGGCGTGAGCAGGGATGTGGAGAACGCCGACGTGACACTTTACCGGCCCGGCCCGGTGGAAGCGGTCGGCATGACGTTCGAGGAGATCCGCTTCATCGTCGACCGCACGGTCGCCTTTATCGGTGACTTCTTCGTGGGCAGGGGAGACCGCGAGCAGCTCGGCGGTCCGGTCAAGGTGGCGCAGGTTTCCGGCGAAGTGGCGACGTTGGGCTTTGCGGCCTTCGTCAACCTCATCGCGATGATCTCGCTCAATATCGGAGTCTTTAACCTTCTGCCGGTGCCCATGCTCGACGGCGGACACCTCGTCTACTATCTCATCGAGGCGGTTCGGGGACGGCCGCTGAGTCAGCGCGTGCAAGAGGTGGGTTTCCGCATTGGACTCGCGCTGGTTTTCACGCTCACCATCTTCACGCTGGTGAACGATCTGCTCTAA